One window from the genome of Senegalia massiliensis encodes:
- a CDS encoding M42 family metallopeptidase, which yields MNIDLNYTKNILKNLLITPSPTGYTKNIINYVENEFKKLGVTTIITKKGALIATIKGENDEQHRTLSAHVDTLGAMVKEIKANGRLKLSQIGGYDWHSIEGEYVKLITSDQKQYAGTVVLDKASVHVHGSKTDKSDRDENSIEVRLDEKVNSKEDVEKLGISIGDFVCFDTRTVITDTDFVKSRHLDDKAGVSILLSIAKYIKDNNITIKYTTNFFVSNYEEVGHGSSASIPEKTYEFIAIDMAAVGEGQSSSEYKVTICPKDSSGPYDYDLKNKLVNISKENNLNYAVDIYPHYGSDASAALRAGWEIRAGLIGPGVDSSHAHERCHIDSLINTIKLGILYLENK from the coding sequence ATGAATATTGATTTAAATTACACAAAAAATATTTTGAAAAACTTATTAATAACTCCTAGTCCTACAGGTTATACAAAAAATATAATTAATTATGTAGAAAATGAGTTTAAAAAATTAGGTGTTACCACTATAATTACTAAGAAAGGAGCTTTAATTGCAACTATTAAAGGTGAGAATGACGAACAGCATAGAACTTTATCTGCTCATGTAGATACTTTAGGTGCTATGGTTAAAGAAATAAAGGCAAATGGAAGACTTAAACTTTCTCAAATTGGAGGTTATGATTGGCATTCTATTGAAGGTGAATATGTAAAACTAATTACATCAGACCAAAAACAATATGCTGGAACAGTAGTATTAGATAAAGCTTCTGTTCATGTTCACGGAAGTAAAACCGATAAAAGTGATAGAGATGAAAATTCAATAGAAGTTAGACTAGATGAAAAAGTAAATTCAAAAGAAGATGTTGAAAAATTAGGAATATCTATAGGAGATTTTGTATGCTTTGATACTAGAACTGTGATTACAGATACTGATTTTGTTAAATCAAGACATTTAGATGATAAAGCTGGAGTTTCTATATTACTTTCCATAGCAAAATATATAAAAGATAATAATATAACTATTAAATATACTACTAATTTCTTTGTAAGTAATTATGAAGAAGTAGGCCACGGTTCATCTGCATCAATTCCTGAAAAAACATATGAGTTCATTGCTATAGATATGGCCGCTGTAGGTGAAGGACAATCATCTAGTGAATATAAAGTTACAATATGTCCAAAAGATTCAAGTGGACCTTATGATTATGATCTTAAAAATAAATTAGTTAATATTTCTAAAGAAAATAATTTAAATTATGCTGTTGATATTTACCCTCATTATGGTTCTGATGCGTCTGCAGCATTAAGAGCTGGATGGGAAATAAGGGCAGGTCTAATAGGTCCTGGTGTGGATAGTTCTCATGCCCATGAAAGATGTCATATAGATTCACTTATAAACACAATAAAATTAGGAATACTTTACTTAGAAAATAAATAG
- a CDS encoding NUDIX hydrolase, which produces MKCETSSGGVVIFNNAILLLKKYNGDWVLPKGRVEENENLSQAAIREVYEEGSVHADIVKYIDSISYSFRNNRNSNNELVKKTVHWFLMRTNSMECYPQKREGFIEARFVHIDRVAELAKYDDEQEVIKKAINEINND; this is translated from the coding sequence ATGAAATGTGAAACTAGCTCAGGAGGCGTAGTTATTTTTAACAATGCAATATTATTGTTAAAAAAGTATAATGGAGATTGGGTATTACCTAAAGGTAGAGTAGAAGAAAATGAAAATTTATCACAAGCTGCAATTCGAGAAGTTTATGAAGAAGGTAGTGTACATGCTGATATAGTTAAATATATTGATAGTATTAGTTATAGCTTTAGAAATAATAGAAACTCAAATAATGAATTAGTCAAAAAAACAGTTCATTGGTTTTTAATGAGAACAAATAGTATGGAATGTTATCCTCAAAAAAGAGAAGGTTTTATTGAGGCTAGATTTGTTCATATAGATAGAGTAGCTGAACTTGCTAAATATGACGATGAACAAGAAGTAATAAAAAAAGCCATAAATGAAATAAACAATGATTAG
- the whiA gene encoding DNA-binding protein WhiA: MSFSSKTKNMLSRLDIENTCCARAELAALIRMSGTIQLTGRGNINIKFSTENAAIARRIFSLIKKLYNSQIEVMVRKNKQLKKNNNYLMIIHDSKSVNDILKDTGLFDKDKNKLLDISYKAPKDIIRKKCCKRSYIRGAFLGGGSLSDPEKTYHLEFVTHDKEFAEDLSSIINSFDLNSKIVVRKDYYVVYIKEGEQIVDLLNIIEAHNSLLELENIRVVKGIRNDINRLVNCETANLSKTINAAIRQVENIKYIENTIGIEKLPINLQELANLRLYYKESSLKELGNMLSTPLGKSGVNHRLRKIEKIAQNLKQKERNGNGSKSSRGKE, from the coding sequence ATGTCATTTTCATCTAAAACAAAGAATATGTTATCAAGATTAGATATAGAAAATACTTGTTGTGCTAGGGCAGAGCTTGCAGCACTCATAAGAATGAGCGGAACAATTCAACTAACCGGAAGAGGAAATATAAATATCAAATTTTCTACTGAAAACGCTGCCATAGCTAGAAGGATTTTTTCATTAATTAAAAAACTTTATAATTCACAAATAGAGGTCATGGTAAGAAAGAATAAACAATTGAAAAAAAATAATAACTACTTAATGATAATTCATGATTCAAAAAGTGTAAATGATATTTTAAAGGATACTGGTTTATTCGATAAAGATAAGAATAAGTTATTAGATATTAGCTATAAAGCTCCAAAGGATATCATTAGAAAAAAATGCTGTAAAAGATCATATATTAGAGGTGCTTTTTTAGGTGGAGGTTCTTTAAGTGATCCTGAGAAAACTTATCATTTAGAATTTGTTACTCATGATAAAGAGTTTGCAGAGGATTTATCTAGTATAATAAATTCATTTGATTTAAATTCAAAAATAGTAGTTAGAAAAGACTATTATGTAGTATATATAAAAGAAGGAGAACAAATAGTAGATTTATTAAATATTATAGAAGCTCATAATTCATTATTAGAACTAGAGAATATAAGAGTTGTAAAAGGAATAAGAAATGATATAAATAGGTTAGTAAATTGTGAAACAGCAAACTTAAGTAAAACTATAAATGCTGCAATTAGACAAGTAGAAAATATAAAATATATAGAAAATACAATTGGCATAGAAAAGTTGCCTATTAATCTACAAGAATTAGCTAATTTAAGATTATATTATAAAGAATCAAGTTTAAAAGAATTAGGAAATATGTTAAGTACACCTTTAGGCAAGTCTGGTGTTAATCATAGATTAAGAAAAATAGAAAAGATAGCTCAAAATTTAAAACAGAAAGAGAGGAACGGAAATGGAAGTAAAAGTAGTCGTGGTAAAGAATAA
- a CDS encoding HPr family phosphocarrier protein, which translates to MEVKVVVVKNKIGLHARPAALFVQTATKFLSKIYVEKKGRKVNAKSIMGIMALGVCQGDQIKLYAQGEDEKKAIEELEDLLLNKLEQEYI; encoded by the coding sequence ATGGAAGTAAAAGTAGTCGTGGTAAAGAATAAAATAGGATTACATGCAAGACCGGCTGCATTATTTGTTCAAACAGCAACTAAGTTTTTAAGTAAAATATATGTTGAAAAAAAGGGAAGAAAAGTTAATGCTAAAAGTATAATGGGTATAATGGCTCTTGGAGTATGTCAGGGAGATCAAATAAAATTATATGCTCAAGGAGAAGATGAAAAAAAAGCAATAGAAGAATTAGAAGATTTATTATTAAATAAATTAGAACAAGAATATATTTAG